Part of the Streptomyces sp. RFCAC02 genome is shown below.
GCGGCGCGGCGCCCGTCGTGGACGGCGGCGACCCGTTCGACCTCGCCCGCGTCCTCGCCGACCTGCGCGGGCGCGGCGTGCGGCGGCTGATGGTCGAGGGCGGCGCGACGGTGCACACGCGGTTCCTCGAAGCGGGCCTCGTGGACGAACTGCACCTGGTGATCGCGCCGTTCCTCGTCGGCGACGCGACCGCGCCCCCATTCACGCGCCCGGGCCGCTTCCCGTACGGGCCGGGGAACCGCCTGACCCTCACGGAGACGCGCCCCGTCGGTGACTGCGTCCTGCTGCGCTACACGGCCACCCGGCCGGGCCACGACCACGACCGCTGGATGGCGTTCGCGACCGCCCTGGCACGCCGCTGCCCGCCGTCCTCCTCCGCCTACTCGGTCGGCGCGGTGATCGTCGGCGAGGCGGGGGACGTCCTGGCGACCGGCTGGTCCCGCGAGGGCGACCCGCACGACCACGCGGAGGAAGCGGCCCTGGCCAAACTCCCCCCGGACGACCCGCGCCTCACGAAGGCGACGCTCTACACATCGCTGGAACCCTGCACGACCCGCGCATCACGCCCGCACTCCTGCACGGACCTGATCCTGCGCGCGGGCATCCCCTCCGTGGTCCTGGCATGGCGCGAACCACCACTGTTCGCGGACTGCACAGGCACAGAGACACTGCGGGAAGCGGGCGTACACGTGACAGAACTCCCCTCCCACACCCCGGCAGCCCGCCACCCGAACACCCACCTCCCCACCGTCTGAGCCCCCCGGTCGGCGGAGTGGGGTAGCTTCTCGGGTGGTGTGTACACCTATCCGTGGAAGGTGGCCGGTATGGAGCGGTCCGTCGTCGTCGAGCTCGACGATGTCAGTGTCCGGCGGTACGTGACCGGGCAGGTCATCCTCGACCGGGTCGGGCTGCGTATCGGCGCCGGTGAGCACTGGGCGCTCCTCGGCGCGAACGGCGCGGGGAAGACGTCGCTCCTGCGGGTCGTCGGCGCCGTCACGCATCCCACGTCGGGCACCGCCCGCATCCTCGGGCACCGGCTCGGGCGGGTGGACGTGCGGGAGCTGCGCGCGCGGCTCGGGCACGTCTCGTCGTCGCAGCGCGTCCCGCAGGACCAGACCGCCACCACGGTCGTGCTGACCGGGGCCAGCGGCACCGTGCAGCCGCTGTGGCGCGCCTACGACGACGCCGTCCGCGAGCGTGCCCGCGCGCTGCTCGCCGAGCTGGACTGCAAGGACTTCGCCGACCGGCCCTTCGGCGTCTGCTCGGGCGGGCAGCGGGCACGCGTCCTCGTGGCGCGCGCCCTCATGCCGGACCCGTCGCTGCTGCTGCTCGACGAGCCGTTCAACGCCCTCGACCTGCCGTCCCGCGAGGACCTGGTGGACGCCCTCGCCCGCCTCGCCACGACACGGCCGGACCTCACCACCGTCACCGTGACCCACCACCTGGAGGAGCTGCCGCCCACCACCAGCCACGCCCTGCTGCTGCGCGAGGGCCGGGTGCTGGCGAGCGGGCCGGTCGGGGACGTCCTCACCGGCGAGGCGCTGAGCGCCTGCTTCGGCCGCCCCGTCGAGGTGACGCGGCAGCACGGCCGCTGGTACGCGCGCTCGGGGCGGCCGTAGGCCGGTGCCGCCCCGGCCGGGCGCGGGTCAGCGGGCCTGCGGCGGGATCTCGTTCGGCACGGCGCCGCCGAACCGCCGGTCGCGCGACGCGTACTCGACGCACGCGTCCCACAGGTTGCGCCGGTCGAAGTCCGGCCACAGCACGTCCTGGTAGACCATCTCCGCGTACGCGCTCTGCCAGATCAGGTAGTTGGACGTGCGCCGCTCCCCGGAGGGACGGAGGAACAGGTCGACGTCCGGCATGTCCGAGAAGTAGAGGTAGCGGGCGAACGTCTTCTCGTTCACCTTGTCCGGCGATATGCGGCCGGCCCGCACGTCCTCGGCGAGACGGGCCGCCGCGTCGGCGATCTCGGCGCGGCCCCCGTAGTTGATGCACATGTAGAGGGTCATCACGTCGTTGTCGCGGGTGCGCTCCTCGGCGTACTGGAGCTTGCGGACGACCGATTTCCACAGCTTCGGCTCACGCCCCGCCCAGCGGATGCGGACCCCCATCGCGTCCAGTTCGTCGGTGCGGCGGTCGATGACCTCGCGGTTGAACGCCATCAGGAAGCGGACCTCGTCCGGGGAGCGCCGCCAGTTCTCCGTGGAGAAGGCGTACAGCGACAGGTTCCTGACCCCCAGCTCGATGCAGCCCTTGACCACGTCGAGGACGACGCTCTCGCCGATCTTGTGCCCCTCGGTGCGCGGCAGACCGCGCTGCTTGGCCCAGCGACCGTTGCCGTCCATGACGATGGCGACGTGCCCCGGCACCAGCTCGCCGGGCAGTTTGGGGGGCTGCGCGCCGGACGGGTGCGGGTCGGGGGCGCGGTACGCGCGACGCTGCCGGGGACGGGTGGGCAGCATTCCGCGGGGGGCCATAGGGGAACTCCAGGGGGTCCGTTTCGATCCTGCCGCCGAGGGTAGTCCTCTCAGCCCTTCTCCACGAACCGCAGGGAGCGCAGTCCGCGCTCCAGATGCCAGTGGAGATACGCCGACACGAGGCCGCTGCCCTCCCGCACGTGCCGGGCCTCGGCGGCGTCGGCGGTGTCCCAGTCGCCGGTGAGGAGCGCGCCGAGCAGCCGCAGCGCCTCCCCCGACGGCACGACGCTGCCCGGCACACGGCAGTCGCCGCACACCGCGCCGCCCGCGGAGACCGAGAAGAACCGGTTCGGCCCCGGCATGCCGCAGCGCGCGCAGGCGTCGAAGCTGGGCGCGTAGCCGCCGACCGCGAGGGACCGCAGCAGGAACGCGTCGAGGACGAGCCCCGGCGCGTGCGACCCGGCGGCGAGGGTCCGCAGGCCGCCGACGAGGAGGAGGTACTGCTGGACGTTCGGCTCGCCCTCGTGGTCCGTGAACCGTTCCGCCGTCTCCAGCATGGCTGTGCCGGCGGTGTAGCGGGGGTAGTCCCCGACGAGGGGCCGGCCGTAGGGGCGATGGTCTCGGCCTGGGTGCACAGCGGCAGCCCGCGCCCGACCAGCGCGCTCCCCCGCGCGAAGAACTGCACGTCGACGTGTGTGAACGGCTCCAGGCGCGCGCCGAACTTCGACTTCGTCCGGCGTACGCCCCGCGCCACCGCGCGCACCCGTCCGTGACCGCGCGTGAGGAGGGTGATGATCCGGTCCGCCTCGCCCAGCTTCTGGGTGCGCAGCACGATGCCGTCGTCGCGGAACAGGGTCATGCGTCCATTCTGGCGCACGCGCCGCGCGCCGCCCGTGCCCCGGTGTGCCTCCCCTGTGTGCCCTGGACGGCCGATGCGCGCGGCGGCCCGCCGGGCGTACGGGGGCGGGGTGGCCGAAGGTGGAGAGGTGAAGCCCACTGCGAGTCTCCGGGTCGCGCGGTGGCGCCGCCGCAGGCGGGACGACCGGGCGGTCAGACCGCTGCGCGCCGGGCGCCGCGCGCCGTTCTGGCTGCTGCCCGCGCTGCTGCTGGTGGCCATCGTGGTGGGTGACTGGAACTCGTCGGGCGAGCTGCGGATCGTGACGTGGATCGTGCTGGTGCCCGGCATCGCGGCGGCGCTGTGCGGGGTGGTGATGACGGCGCTGTTCGCCGCGGCCGCCGCCGTCTGCTACTACCAGCTCGACCGCGCCTGGGGGTACCAGTACGCGGAGGGTCCGGCGGACTTCTGGCTGGTGGTGGCGGGCGGGCTGCTCGCCGTGCTGGCGTCGTGGCTGCGGCGGCGCGCACAGCACCGGCTGCTGGGCCTGGAGAACGGGGCGGAGGCGACACGGCTCGCGGTGCTGCGCCCGCTGCCGCGCCGTACGGGGAACCTGTCGCTGGCCAGCGCCTACCTGGCGGCGGACGCGGACGCGCGGGTCGGCGGCGACTTCTTCGACGTGCAGCCGTCGCCGCACGGGACGCGGGTGCTGCTCGGCGACATCCAGGGGAAGGGCACGACGGCGGTGGACGCGGCGTCCGCGCTGCTCGGGACGTTCCGCGAGGCCGGGTACTACGAGGAGCTGGGGACGGTCGCCGAACGGCTCGACAACCGGATGCGGCGGCACAACCAGTACAGCGCCGACCTCGGCCAGCCGTTCGAACGTTTCGCGACGGCGGTGCTCATCGGCTTCCCGGCGGAGGACGAGGGGTGGATCGACATGGTCAATTTCGGTCATCCCGCGCCGCTGGTCCTCGGCCGGTCCGGGGTGCGTCCCCTGCCGGAGGGGAACGGCCCGCCGGTGGGCCTCTCGACGTTCGCCGGGGAGCTGCCCCCGGTGGTGCGGGTGCCGTTCGAGCGGTCGGAGACGCTGCTGCTGTTCACGGACGGGGTGACCGAGGCCCGCGACCGCGCCGGGCGGTTCCTGCCGGTGGCGGCGCGCCTCGCGGCGTACCTCGCGGACGACGGGGACACCGCGCCGCTGAGCGTGGTGCGCGCCGTGGAGGACGCGGTGATCCTCCACACGCACGGCCGGCTCCAGGACGACACCGCGATCCTGGCCGTACGGGCGGAGCCGGGCGCCGGTACCGCGCCACCGGCCGAACTGGCCCCGGACGCGCTCCCCAGGGACCACGGCCCGGCCGGCCCCGACCTGACCGGCGGCCCCCGCCCGGCCCGCCGCGACGACCGCAGGGGCGGCTGAGCCCGTCAGCGCGCCGCAGCGAGGACCAGCGAGGCGACGGCCAGCGCCAGGTAGGCGGCGGGGAAGGCCACGTTGTGCAGGACGCGGGCACGCAGGTGCGCCGCGACGGCGCCGACGTAGAAGAGGACGAGACCCGCGGCCGCCGCGAGGCCGACGGGCCGAAGCCCGAGCAGCCCGAGGACCAGCCCGGCCGCGCCCGCCGCCTTGAGCGCCGCGAGCCACGGCAGCCAGGGACGGGGGACGCCCACCTCCGCCGAGTTGGCGAGGACGAAGCGCGCCCGCGCCAGGTCCGCCGCCGCGATGCCCCCGTTGGCCGCCGCGGTGATGACCGTGACCGCCACGTACGCCGTGCCCATGCTGTCCGCCTTCCGGTCGGGCGGCGGCCCGTCCGCCCCCTCGCCCGCAGCCTTCCGGCGTCCCGGGGACAGCGTCCAATACCCGCTTCCATAGCCTGGCCGCATGGATCTCGACACCCGGCTGCTGCGCTACTTCGTCGCCGTCGCGGAGGAGGGCACCATCACCCGCGCGGCGGCCCGGCTCTTCGTCTCGCAGCCGTCCCTCACCCGGCAGATCAGGCAGTTGGAGGACCGGCTTGGCACGCCGCTGTTCGACCGTTCCCGCACCGGCATGACGCTGACGGAGCCGGGGCGCGCCCTGGCCCGGCGGGCGCCCGCGCTGCTCGACGGGCTCGACTCGGTGCTGCGCGAGACGCGGGAGGCCGCCGCCCGCGCGGCCAGGACGCTGCGGGTCGGATTCCTGGCGAGCGCGGCCAACGAGGCGACCCGGTGGATCGTCGCCGAGTTCGCCCGGCGGCGGCCCGGCTGGCGGGCGGAGATGCGGCAGGCCCCCTGGTCGGACCCGAGCGCCGGGCTCGCCTCGGGAGCCGTCGACGTGGCGCTGGTGCGGCTGCCGTTCCCCGGCCAGGAGGCGCTGCGGACCACGGCACTGTTCGTCGAGCCCCGCTGGGTCGCGCTGCCCGCCGGGCATCCGCTCGCGGGGCGGGAGGTGATCCCGTTCCGCGACCTGTGGGACGAGCCGTTCGTGGCGGCCCCGGCCGGGACCGGCGAGTGGCGGGACCACTGGCTGGCCGCCGGCGAACGCGACGGCCGCCCCGTCCGCGTCGGCGCCGTCACCGAGCTGCCGGACGACTGGCTGAGCGCCGTCGCACACGGCCACGGCGTCGCGCTCGCCCCGGCGTCCGCCGCCCGCTTCTACGCGCGCCCGGGCGTCACGTACCGGCCCGTGCGCGGGGTGAGCCCCAGTGGCGTCGGGGTCGCCCGGCCCTCGGTTGATGGTCCCGGCGCGCCGGTCGTGCGGGACTTCGTGCGCTGCTGCCTGGACGCGGCCGGCGTCACGGTGCCCCGTTCGCGCCGGGAGTGATGAGGCCCGACTCGTACGCGAGGATCACGAGCTGCGCGCGGTCCCGTGCGGCGAGCTTGCCCATGATGCGGCTGACGTGCGTCTTCGCCGTCAGGGGCGACAGGGACAGGGCCGCCGCGATCTCCGCGTTGTTCAGGCCCCGCGCCACCAGCGCGAGGACCTGCCGTTCGCGCCCCGACAGGCGGTCGAGCGCCGCCGGGAGCGCGCCGTCCGCCGCCGGGACCGCGGGAGCCCGCAGCGCGCGGGCGATCAGGCGGGCCGTCGGCCCCGGGGAGAGCAGCGCGTCCCCCGCCGCGACGGTGCGGATGCCGTCGAGCAGGTCGGCCGGGCGGGTGTCCTTCACCAGGAAGCCGGACGCGCCCGCCCGCAGCGCCTCGACGACGTGCTCGTCCGTGTCGTACGTCGTGAGGACGAGGACCCGCACCCCCGCGAGGTCGTCGTCGGCGGCGATGCGGCGGGTGGCCTCGATGCCGTCCAGGTCGGGCATGCGGATGTCCATCACGACGAGGTCGGCGCGGCAGGAGCGGGCGCGTTCGACGGCCTCCCGGCCGGTGCCCGCCTCGCCGACGACCGTCATGCCGGGCGCCGAGTCCACGAGCATCGCGAACGCCGAACGCACCAGCGTCTGGTCGTCCGCGAGCAGCACCCGTATCTCCGTGTCCCCGTTCACGCCTTCTCCCCGTTCCGCCGATCGCCGTGCGCCGCCCGTTCCCCGTCCTCGCCGCCGGGCGGCAGCGGGAGCCGTGCCTCGACCCGGAAGCCGCCGGCCGGGGCGGGGGCGGCCGTGAACGTACCGCCGATGCTGCGGGCGCGCTCCCGCATGCCGGTGATGCCGTAGCCGGGCGCGGTACGGGCCGCGGGCACGGCGGCCCGCCCGCCGTCGTCGGTGACGGCGATGCGCAGCGCGTCGCCGTCACGGACCACGCCGACGTCGACGGCGACGCCGGGACCGGCGTGACGGACCGCGTTCGTCAGCGCCTCCTGCACGATCCGGTACGCCGCCGCGCCGACGACCGGCGGCACGCCGCCCCCGGCCGCGACGGTGAGGCCGACGCGCGCCCCCGCCTCCTCCGCCGTACGGGCCAGGTCGGCGATGCCGTCCAGGTCCGGCGGCGGCGCGCTGTCGTCCGGCTCCTCGTCCCCCGACGCGCCGCCGCGCAGGACCCGCAGGGTCGTGCGGAGTTCGGCGCGCGCCTCGCGGCAGGTGTCGGCGATGCCGTCGAGCGCCGCCGCCACGGCACCCGGGTCCAGGCGTCCCGGGTCGTGCGTGATGAGGTGCGAGGCGACGGAGACGCGGACGCCGATGACGGTGATGCTGTGCGCGATCAGGTCGTGCAGGTCGCGGGCGATGCGGAGGCGTTCCTCCGCGACGCGGCGGGCGGCCTCCTCCTCCCGGGTGCGCTCGGCCCGTTCTGCGCGCTCGCGGATCGCGAGGACGTACTGGCCGTGCAGCCGCATGACCTCCCCGAGGATGACGCACGCCAGCACCCAGCCGGTGACGCGCAGCGTCTCCAGGCTGGTTTCCTCACGCGTCATCAGGAACACGGCCACGACCGCGAACACCAGGACGTGGCTCAGCACCACCGTCCGCCAGCGCGGTCCCGCCACCGCGACCGAGTAGACCGCGAGGGCCGTGGCGGCGAACGGTGCGATGTGGTCGTAGTCGAGGCCGTGGTAGAAGATGTCGGCCGCCAGGTGGACGAGCAGCACGCGGAACGGCGCGCGCCGCCGCCACACCAGGGGCACGACGGTGGCGGCGAGAAGCAGCCAGCCCCGCGCGTCGAGCGCGACGCCGTCGGGCGCGCGGACCAGCGTCGTCACGGCGCACACGACCCCGACGACGGCGGCGACCAGGGCGTCCTCCCGGAGGGGCGGAACGGTGTCCGCCTCCTCCGGGAGGAACGGGCGTATCAGCGGGTGTGCGGGCACGGCGCCATCATCGGTCATCCGCCCGGCGCGCCATGGGGCCGGGCCACCACACGCGGCGGCCGAGCAGCCAGGTGACGGCGGTCAGGATGTAGGGCCGGACGAGGAACGTGTCGAGCAGTACGCCGACCGCCACGACGAAGCCCATCTGGAACATCATCACCATGGGCAGCGACATGAGGACGCCGAACGTCGCGGCGAGCACGAGACCTGCGGAGGCGATCACGCCGCCCGTCGTCCGCAGCGCCGTCAGCGATGCCTGACGTGTCGTCAGCCCGCCGAGGGTCTCCTCGCGCAGCCGGTGCATCAGGAAGATGCCGTAGTCGACGCCGAGCGCGACGCAGAAGACGAACGTGATCAGCGGGACGCCCGGGTCCATGCCCTCCAGCCCGAACACCGGCCCGTAGACCAGCGCGCCGAGGCCGAGCGCGGCGCCCCACGACGCGACGACCGCGCCCAGCAGCAGCACGGGTGCGACGACGCCGCGCAGCAGGGCGATCAGGATGAGCAGGACGACGCCGAGGACGAGCGGGATGACGACGCGCTGGTCGTCGGCGCTGACGCGGGCCAGGTCGAGCTGCTCCGCCGTCGAACCGCCGACGACGGCGTCGGCCCCGGACACCGTGTCGAGACCGCTCCGCAGGGCGTCCACGGTGTCCTTCTCGCCGTCCGACTCGGGCGGGTCCGTGGCCCACACGGCGATCTCGGTCCAGCCCTCGCCGGACCGTCCCTCCTCGGCGCGGTCCACGCCCGCCGTCTCCTCGGCCCGCGCGACGACGTCCGCCGCCGACCCGGTGCGGGCCATCACGGTGAGGGGCTGCGTTCCGTGGCCGGGGAACGCCTCGGCCAGGTCCGTCATCGCGGTGATGGACTCGGGTGTGTCGGTGAACGTGTCCTCGCTGCGGGGCGCGCCGGGCAGGTCGAGGACGCCGAGGGCGAGGCCGCCGAGCAGGACGGCGCCGGCGGCGAGGACGGCGACCGGGCGGCGGCTCACCGAGCCGCCCATGCGGGCGAAGTAGCCCCGGCGGCCGTTGTCCTCCGTCGTGGTGTCGCCGTACGCGGGCACCAGCGGCCAGAAGACCTTCCGGCCGCACACCACCAGCAGGGCCGGGAGCAGTGTCGTCATCGCGGCGAGCGAGCAGGCGACGGCGACCGCGCCGACCGGGCCGAGGCCGCGGCTGGAGTTGAGGCCGGCGGCCAGCAGGCACAGCAGGCCGGCGGCGACGGTGCCGGACGAGGCGATGAGGGCGGGACCGCAGCCGCGCAGGGCGCGCAGCATGGCGTCGGCCGGGGCGTGGTGGCGGCGCAGTTCCTCGCGGTAGCGGGCGGTCAGCAGCAGCGCGTAGTCCGTGCCCGCGCCGAAGACGAGCACGGTCATGATGGAGCTGCTCATGGTCGTGACCGTGAAGCCGAACGCCTCGGCCAGCAGGTACAGGGCGGCCATGGACGTCATGGCCGCCACGCCCACCGACATCAGCGGCAGCAGCCACAGGACGGGACTGCGGTAGGTGAGGACGAGGAGGACAGCGACGACGGCGACGGTGGCCAGCATCAGCGTCCTGTCGGCCGACTCGAAGACCGCCTCGCTGTCGTACCCGAGTCCCGCGGGGCCGCCGACGTTGACGGTGAGGCCGTCGGGCAGGCCGTCGCGGACGCGTTCGCGGAAGTCCTCGACGGCGGCGCTCGCGGCCTCCTCGTCGAGGCCGAGCAGGGTGAACGAATACAGGGCGGTGGTGCCGTCGTCCGAGACGGCCGCCTCGGGCGCGGGTCCCGCGTCGTGGGCGGCGGCCAGGCCGGCGGTCAGCTCGTCGGCCCGCTCGCGGTCGGCGGCGGTCAGTCCGCCGTCGCGCCGGTAGACGACGCCGATGTCGGTGGTGTCGCCGCCGGGCATCCGTTCCTGGAGGGTGACGACCCGGGTGGACTCGGCGTCGCCCGGCAGGTAGTCGGTGGTCTCGTCGCGCGTGATGCCGCCGAGCTTCCCGGCGAACGGCAGGGCGAGCGCGAGCACCGCGATCCACAGGCCGATGACGGCCCAGGGCAGCGCGCGGCGGCGTCCCGGTGAGCGCGGCGGCGCCGGCGGTGGCGTGGGCGGTCGGTCGGTGAGCGTGGCCCCCATCGGGCGGTCTCCTCGCGGTGTCGGTGCACGGGTGTGCCGCACGGCTGTGCGGACACCGACAAGGCTTCCGGCGGGCGGTGGCCCGCGCGTCGGTCGCCGGAGCGAAGTCCCGGATACGCCCGGCGGCGTGCCGTACGGGGGGCTACTCCCCCGGGCGTACGCCCGGCGCGGGCAGGGGCGCGACCCCTGTGACGTGCGTCTCGGATGCTGATACGGCGCGGGCGGCCGGGACGGGCGGGGTTAGGCTGGTCCAGCGATGCGTTTCGGGATTCTTCTCCTTAGCCGCCGCGGCGAGGGTCTGTAGTCGTAGGCCGACCCCCTCCCCGCGGAGTCCGGCGTTGCCGTCGGCCGTCGTTCGCCCGAACCCTCGCGAGGAGCCCGCCCATGAGCACGACCGACCCCACGCCGCTGACCGCCGCCACCGTACGCCAGCGGCCGTCCGGGATGCCGATCCACAAGTACCGGCCGTTCGACGCGGTGGACATCCCCGACCGGACCTGGCCCGCCCGCCGCATCACGAAGGCGCCGCGCTGGCTGTCCACGGACCTGCGCGACGGCAACCAGTCGCTGATCGACCCGATGTCGCCCGCCCGCAAGCGGGCGATGTTCGACCTGCTGGTCGCGATGGGCTACAAGGAGATCGAGGTCGGCTTCCCCGCGTCCGGGCAGACGGACTTCGCGTTCGTCCGCTCGATCATCGAGGAGGACGCGATCCCGGAGGACGTGACGATCTCCGTGCTCACCCAGGCCCGCGAGGACCTGATCGCCCGCACCGTCGAGTCCCTGGCCGGCGCCCACCACGCCACCGTCCACCTGTACAACGCGACGGCCCCCACGTTCCGCCGCGTCGTGTTCCGCGCCGGGCGCGACGAGGTGAAGCGGATCGCGGTCGACGGCACGCGCCTCGTCATGGAGTACGCCGACAAGCTGCTGGACGACCGCACCGTCTTCGGCTACCAGTACAGCCCCGAGATCTTCACCGACACCGAGCTGGACTTCGCCCTGGAGATCTGCGAGGGCGTCATGGACGTGTGGCAGCCGGGCGAGGGCCGCGAGATCATCCTGAACCTGCCGGCGACCGTCGAGCGCTCCACGCCCTCCACGTACGCGGACCGCATGGAGTGGATGTCGCGCCACCTGTCGCGCCGGGAGTGGGTGTGCCTGTCCGCGCATCCGCACAACGACCGCGGCACCGCCGTCGCCGCCGCCGAACTGTCCGTGATGGCGGGCGTGGACCGGGTCGAGGGCTGCCTGTTCGGGCAGGGCGAGCGCACCGGCAACGTCGACCTCGTCACCCTGGGCATGAACCTGTTCTCGCAGGGCGTGGACCCGCAGATCGACTTCTCGCGGATCGACGAGGTGCGCCGCACCTG
Proteins encoded:
- a CDS encoding dihydrofolate reductase family protein; this encodes MTTPDLPSVLLSVAMSVDGRIDDATPDRLVLSGADDLDRVDEVRAAHDAILVGAGTIRADDPRLLVRSAARRRARVAAGLPENPLKAALSGSGDLDPAAAFFTAGPADRVVYCPTPAVPRARARLGGAAPVVDGGDPFDLARVLADLRGRGVRRLMVEGGATVHTRFLEAGLVDELHLVIAPFLVGDATAPPFTRPGRFPYGPGNRLTLTETRPVGDCVLLRYTATRPGHDHDRWMAFATALARRCPPSSSAYSVGAVIVGEAGDVLATGWSREGDPHDHAEEAALAKLPPDDPRLTKATLYTSLEPCTTRASRPHSCTDLILRAGIPSVVLAWREPPLFADCTGTETLREAGVHVTELPSHTPAARHPNTHLPTV
- a CDS encoding ATP-binding cassette domain-containing protein, translating into MERSVVVELDDVSVRRYVTGQVILDRVGLRIGAGEHWALLGANGAGKTSLLRVVGAVTHPTSGTARILGHRLGRVDVRELRARLGHVSSSQRVPQDQTATTVVLTGASGTVQPLWRAYDDAVRERARALLAELDCKDFADRPFGVCSGGQRARVLVARALMPDPSLLLLDEPFNALDLPSREDLVDALARLATTRPDLTTVTVTHHLEELPPTTSHALLLREGRVLASGPVGDVLTGEALSACFGRPVEVTRQHGRWYARSGRP
- a CDS encoding isoprenyl transferase; translated protein: MAPRGMLPTRPRQRRAYRAPDPHPSGAQPPKLPGELVPGHVAIVMDGNGRWAKQRGLPRTEGHKIGESVVLDVVKGCIELGVRNLSLYAFSTENWRRSPDEVRFLMAFNREVIDRRTDELDAMGVRIRWAGREPKLWKSVVRKLQYAEERTRDNDVMTLYMCINYGGRAEIADAAARLAEDVRAGRISPDKVNEKTFARYLYFSDMPDVDLFLRPSGERRTSNYLIWQSAYAEMVYQDVLWPDFDRRNLWDACVEYASRDRRFGGAVPNEIPPQAR
- a CDS encoding PP2C family protein-serine/threonine phosphatase, yielding MKPTASLRVARWRRRRRDDRAVRPLRAGRRAPFWLLPALLLVAIVVGDWNSSGELRIVTWIVLVPGIAAALCGVVMTALFAAAAAVCYYQLDRAWGYQYAEGPADFWLVVAGGLLAVLASWLRRRAQHRLLGLENGAEATRLAVLRPLPRRTGNLSLASAYLAADADARVGGDFFDVQPSPHGTRVLLGDIQGKGTTAVDAASALLGTFREAGYYEELGTVAERLDNRMRRHNQYSADLGQPFERFATAVLIGFPAEDEGWIDMVNFGHPAPLVLGRSGVRPLPEGNGPPVGLSTFAGELPPVVRVPFERSETLLLFTDGVTEARDRAGRFLPVAARLAAYLADDGDTAPLSVVRAVEDAVILHTHGRLQDDTAILAVRAEPGAGTAPPAELAPDALPRDHGPAGPDLTGGPRPARRDDRRGG
- a CDS encoding DoxX family protein, giving the protein MGTAYVAVTVITAAANGGIAAADLARARFVLANSAEVGVPRPWLPWLAALKAAGAAGLVLGLLGLRPVGLAAAAGLVLFYVGAVAAHLRARVLHNVAFPAAYLALAVASLVLAAAR
- a CDS encoding LysR family transcriptional regulator gives rise to the protein MDLDTRLLRYFVAVAEEGTITRAAARLFVSQPSLTRQIRQLEDRLGTPLFDRSRTGMTLTEPGRALARRAPALLDGLDSVLRETREAAARAARTLRVGFLASAANEATRWIVAEFARRRPGWRAEMRQAPWSDPSAGLASGAVDVALVRLPFPGQEALRTTALFVEPRWVALPAGHPLAGREVIPFRDLWDEPFVAAPAGTGEWRDHWLAAGERDGRPVRVGAVTELPDDWLSAVAHGHGVALAPASAARFYARPGVTYRPVRGVSPSGVGVARPSVDGPGAPVVRDFVRCCLDAAGVTVPRSRRE
- a CDS encoding response regulator transcription factor — translated: MLVDSAPGMTVVGEAGTGREAVERARSCRADLVVMDIRMPDLDGIEATRRIAADDDLAGVRVLVLTTYDTDEHVVEALRAGASGFLVKDTRPADLLDGIRTVAAGDALLSPGPTARLIARALRAPAVPAADGALPAALDRLSGRERQVLALVARGLNNAEIAAALSLSPLTAKTHVSRIMGKLAARDRAQLVILAYESGLITPGANGAP
- a CDS encoding sensor histidine kinase, which translates into the protein MPAHPLIRPFLPEEADTVPPLREDALVAAVVGVVCAVTTLVRAPDGVALDARGWLLLAATVVPLVWRRRAPFRVLLVHLAADIFYHGLDYDHIAPFAATALAVYSVAVAGPRWRTVVLSHVLVFAVVAVFLMTREETSLETLRVTGWVLACVILGEVMRLHGQYVLAIRERAERAERTREEEAARRVAEERLRIARDLHDLIAHSITVIGVRVSVASHLITHDPGRLDPGAVAAALDGIADTCREARAELRTTLRVLRGGASGDEEPDDSAPPPDLDGIADLARTAEEAGARVGLTVAAGGGVPPVVGAAAYRIVQEALTNAVRHAGPGVAVDVGVVRDGDALRIAVTDDGGRAAVPAARTAPGYGITGMRERARSIGGTFTAAPAPAGGFRVEARLPLPPGGEDGERAAHGDRRNGEKA
- a CDS encoding MMPL family transporter — protein: MGATLTDRPPTPPPAPPRSPGRRRALPWAVIGLWIAVLALALPFAGKLGGITRDETTDYLPGDAESTRVVTLQERMPGGDTTDIGVVYRRDGGLTAADRERADELTAGLAAAHDAGPAPEAAVSDDGTTALYSFTLLGLDEEAASAAVEDFRERVRDGLPDGLTVNVGGPAGLGYDSEAVFESADRTLMLATVAVVAVLLVLTYRSPVLWLLPLMSVGVAAMTSMAALYLLAEAFGFTVTTMSSSIMTVLVFGAGTDYALLLTARYREELRRHHAPADAMLRALRGCGPALIASSGTVAAGLLCLLAAGLNSSRGLGPVGAVAVACSLAAMTTLLPALLVVCGRKVFWPLVPAYGDTTTEDNGRRGYFARMGGSVSRRPVAVLAAGAVLLGGLALGVLDLPGAPRSEDTFTDTPESITAMTDLAEAFPGHGTQPLTVMARTGSAADVVARAEETAGVDRAEEGRSGEGWTEIAVWATDPPESDGEKDTVDALRSGLDTVSGADAVVGGSTAEQLDLARVSADDQRVVIPLVLGVVLLILIALLRGVVAPVLLLGAVVASWGAALGLGALVYGPVFGLEGMDPGVPLITFVFCVALGVDYGIFLMHRLREETLGGLTTRQASLTALRTTGGVIASAGLVLAATFGVLMSLPMVMMFQMGFVVAVGVLLDTFLVRPYILTAVTWLLGRRVWWPGPMARRADDR
- the leuA gene encoding 2-isopropylmalate synthase, giving the protein MSTTDPTPLTAATVRQRPSGMPIHKYRPFDAVDIPDRTWPARRITKAPRWLSTDLRDGNQSLIDPMSPARKRAMFDLLVAMGYKEIEVGFPASGQTDFAFVRSIIEEDAIPEDVTISVLTQAREDLIARTVESLAGAHHATVHLYNATAPTFRRVVFRAGRDEVKRIAVDGTRLVMEYADKLLDDRTVFGYQYSPEIFTDTELDFALEICEGVMDVWQPGEGREIILNLPATVERSTPSTYADRMEWMSRHLSRREWVCLSAHPHNDRGTAVAAAELSVMAGVDRVEGCLFGQGERTGNVDLVTLGMNLFSQGVDPQIDFSRIDEVRRTWEYCNQMEVPPRHPYVGDLVYTAFSGSHQDAIKKGFEAQRPDEPWAVPYLPIDPKDVGRSYEAVIRVNSQSGKGGVAYVLKNDHSLDLPRRMQVEFSRIIQERTDAEGGEVTPGQIWSAFADEYLPAAEGDGRAPWGRIALRDAQTSTTSEGQDALTVEAVVDGADTVLTGTGNGPLAAFFDALASAGVVADDVRLLDYVEHTMSEGAGSKAAAYIECAVGDRVLWGVGIDANIVRASLKAVVSAVNRATRTSPSRAD